The following are from one region of the Sorghum bicolor cultivar BTx623 chromosome 2, Sorghum_bicolor_NCBIv3, whole genome shotgun sequence genome:
- the LOC8055792 gene encoding probable plastidic glucose transporter 1, whose product MPTPLAPALLLLPASPAPRLPRPRPGPSRRARPPVVRAAALHALPRRLELWPPRLAAVESKPPPPPLEPPEPGEESAVSGFDARAGGGDGGGDGGGGGDLGWLKAFPHVLTASMANFLFGYHIGVMNGPIEDIATELGFQGNPFLQGLVVSIFIVGAFFGSLGSSALVDKFGCKRTLQIVSIPLIIGALLSAQADSLDEMLLGRFLVGIGIGVNTVLVPLYISEVAPTKYRGTLGTLCQIGTCLGIIAALSLGIPSESDPHWWRTMLYAACVPGVLIVAGMQFAVESPRWLAKVGRFDDAKKVVESLWEPSEVEKSMEEIKAVVVNDDSRGSWSDLLVEPHNRVALIGGSLFFLQQFAGINGVLYFSSLTFRDVGITSGALASLYVGITNFGGALVASNLMDKQGRKKLLIGSYLGMAFAMFLIVYGISFPLDEGVAHSLSIAGTLLYIFTFALGAGPVTGIIIPELSSARTRSKVMGFSFTVHWICNFLVGLYFLELVNKFGVGAVYAGFGAVSLLTAVFAYNFIVETKGRSLEEIEMSLNTATPGKQE is encoded by the exons ATGCCGACGCCCCTCGCCCCGGCGCTGCTGCTACTGCCCGCCTCTCCCGCACCGCGcttgccgcggccgcggcccggTCCCTCACGGCGTGCGCGGCCGCCCGTGGTCAGGGCGGCCGCGCTCCACGCCCTGCCACGGCGCCTCGAGCTCTGGCCGCCGCGCCTCGCGGCGGTCGAGAGCAAACCGCCCCCGCCGCCCTTAGAGCCGCCCGAGCCGGGCGAGGAGAGCGCCGTCTCAG GCTTCGATGCCAGGGCCGGGGGAGGTGACGGTGGTGGTGACGGAGGTGGCGGCGGTGATCTTGGGTGGTTGAAGGCGTTCCCGCACGTGCTCACCGCGTCCATGGCAAATTTTCTCTTCGGTTACCACATTGG GGTCATGAATGGCCCAATAGAGGACATTGCAACAGAGCTTGGTTTTCAAGGAAATCCGTTCCTCCAAGGTCTTGTGGTGAGCATATTCATTGTTGGTGCCTTTTTTGGGAGCTTAGGCTCATCTGCATTAGTAGATAAGTTTGGCTGCAAAAGGACTCTTCAGATCGTCAGTATTCCATTGATTATTGGAGCTCTCCTTAG TGCGCAGGCTGattctttggatgagatgctTTTGGGAAGATTCCTTGTTGGCATCGGGATTGGCGTAAACACTGTTCTTGTTCCATTGTACATCTCTGAG GTTGCTCCAACAAAATATAGGGGCACTTTGGGAACTCTGTGTCAAATTGGAACATGTCTAGGCATAATTGCTGCACTTTCTTTGGGGATACCTTCTGAGAGTGATCCACATTG GTGGCGAACAATGCTTTATGCTGCATGTGTACCTGGGGTTCTTATTGTTGCTGGGATGCAATTTGCTGTTGAGAGTCCGCGTTGGCTTGCCAAG GTTGGAAGGTTCGATGATGCCAAAAAGGTTGTAGAGAGCCTTTGGGAACCTTCTGAAGTTGAGAAGTCCATGGAAGAGATCAAAGCCGTTGTGGTAAATGATGATTCACGGGGCAGCTGGTCAGACCTTCTGGTGGAACCACATAACAGAG TTGCATTGATTGGAGGGTCCCTTTTCTTTCTGCAACAGTTTGCTGGAATAAATGGTGTTCTTTACTTTTCATCGTTGACATTCCGTGATGTTGGCATTACAAGTGGTGCTTTAGCAAGTTTATATGTTGGAATAACCAACTTTGGAG GGGCACTAGTTGCTTCAAATTTGATGGACAAGCAAGGGCGAAAGAAACTTTTGATAGGAAGCTACCTTGGAATG GCTtttgcaatgttccttatagTATATGGTATTAGCTTCCCGCTTGATGAAGGAGTTGCCCACAGCCTTTCAATCGCTGGAACTCTTTT GTACATTTTTACTTTTGCACTTGGTGCTGGACCAGTTACCGGTATCATTATACCAGAGCTCAGCAGTGCTCGGACACGCTCAAAAGTTATGGGCTTCAGTTTTACTGTGCATTGG ATATGTAACTTTCTGGTTGGACTATATTTTCTGGAGCTTGTGAACAAGTTTGGGGTTGGAGCAGTCTATGCAGGTTTTGGTGCGGTCTCCCTGCTGACAGCAGTCTTTGCCTACAATTTCATAGTTGAAACAAAAGGACGTTCGCTTGAGGAAATTGAGATGTCCTTGAACACTGCTACCCCTGGCAAGCAAGAGTAG
- the LOC8055793 gene encoding type IV inositol polyphosphate 5-phosphatase 9, translating into MEKHNLITMRHNIFILGTRGEVYKAYATYKIYPCSQPTQQRSRWAISSLYYNMGENRKITRSRLVTSKLLHRQHLHGHGSVSEVSSLVDETLGKRPLNGQKDTLVYSVFASTWNVGGITPSDGLDLEDWLDTRANAYDIYVLGFQEIVPLNARNVLGPKKSCASAKWNSLIGEALNKKEREERAKLNQDSTNSGAKEGSMQGEGFRCIRSKQMVGIFTSVWVRSNLRPLIHHLDVSCIGSGIMGCLGNKGSVSIRFVLHETSFCFVCCHLASGGKQGDVLLRNLDVADILTRTWFPGLASQELPEKILDHDQVVLLGDLNYRISLEEAETRSLVRAKNWAILLENDQLLFEFSTGRHFEGWQEGLITFSPTYKYQPNSDQYYWCFDSARSEKKRAPAWCDRILWRGKGLKQVQYETCSYRLSDHRPVRAVFHAECDVLSETEGMVQK; encoded by the exons ATGGAG AAGCACAACCTGATAACCATGAGACATAATATCTTCATTTTGGGGACTCGGGGAGAG GTCTATAAAGCCTATGCTACCTACAAGATCTATCCATGCAGTCAACCAACGCAGCAGAGAAGCCG GTGGGCGATCTCCAGTCTATACTACAACATGGGAGAGAACAGAAAG ATCACCCGGTCAAGGCTAGTGACAAGCAAGCTTCTGCACCGCCAGCACCTGCATGGCCATGGATCTGTCTCTGAGGTATCGAGCTTAGTGGATGAAACCTTGGGGAAGAGGCCCTTGAATGGGCAGAAGGATACACTTGTATACAG TGTGTTTGCTAGTACCTGGAATGTCGGTGGCATCACACCATCTGATGGCTTGGACTTGGAGGATTGGTTGGATACAAGAGCTAACGCCTATGACATCTATGTTCTCGG GTTCCAGGAGATAGTACCACTCAATGCGAGAAATGTTCTTGGTCCTAAGAAGAGCTGTGCATCTGCAAAGTGGAACTCGCTAATCGGGGAGGCACTTAACAAAAAGGAAAGAGAAGAAAGGGCAAAGTTGAACCAAGATTCTACAAATAGCGGTGCGAAGGAAGGCTCTATGCAGGGAGAAGGCTTCAGATGCATCAGGAGCAAGCAGATGGTTGGCATATTTACGTCAGTATGGGTGAGAAGCAACCTTAGGCCACTCATTCATCATCTTGATGTTTCATGCATTGGTTCGGGCATCATGGGCTGCCTAGGGAACAAG GGTTCTGTTTCGATCCGATTTGTGTTGCATGAGACGAGCTTTTGCTTCGTTTGTTGTCACCTGGCTTCAGGTGGCAAACAAGGGGACGTGCTGCTGAGGAATTTGGATGTTGCGGACATACTTACAAGGACATGGTTCCCTGGACTTGCATCTCAGGAATTGCCAGAGAAGATCCTTGATCATGA TCAAGTAGTTTTGCTTGGTGACTTGAACTATAGAATATCCTTGGAAGAGGCCGAGACGAGGTCACTGGTGAGAGCCAAGAACTGGGCCATCTTATTGGAAAACGATCAG CTATTGTTCGAGTTCTCAACAGGGCGGCATTTTGAGGGCTGGCAGGAAGGCTTGATCACGTTCTCCCCCACCTACAAGTACCAACCCAACTCCGATCAGTACTACTGGTGCTTCGACAGTGCGCGGAGCGAGAAGAAGCGCGCTCCGGCATG GTGCGATAGGATTCTGTGGCGAGGCAAGGGCCTGAAGCAAGTCCAATACGAGACGTGCAGCTACAGGCTATCGGACCACCGGCCGGTGAGAGCGGTTTTCCACGCTGAATGCGATGTATTATCAGAGACAGAGGGGATGGTGCAGAAGTAA